The genomic DNA AATGACAATATTGTAATATTATGGCATTGTACTGCTTAACTCTATTCCGTTATTATTCCATTGCACTTTACAATGCTATACAACTGTGGTTTATTTTCTGTGAATTGTTTTTCTGTGCCCTTACTCACAGGAGAGAAATATTTTGTTTTCTCCAAACAAGACAAAAACTTTGACAACTTTTCACAAAGTAAAAAATTGTGCTTGTGTAGCCTACAACTTAGTGTGAAAGCTTTGACATCCCTGTCAGCAAGCACATAGATTTACAAACACATTCACACTTTGGTTAGTTGCTGGTTATTTCTCTCTTGTTTTTCACTGCACTAACATCTGATTTGCGTTTTCGCTGTCATCGCTTCATGTATGAAATCACTTTTTGAAAGAGCTCCTGCTGTGATATCTAATTAAATTAATCAGGTCTTTCATTTTGCGGTGTGGTTCACCATCACTCAACTTCATCTTCTCCAGAGCAGTTTAATTATCCGAACACAAATGCATGACGGCAGATGTTGAGAGAGTTTGTGGCAGCAACAATAAGTTAGGTCTTTGCTTACCTCTACTTTTGTTTTGGTAGCACTAATTACAAGCCTGTAAGCCCCATATGATTTTTAGACGCAGTTATATTAGTAGGAATGCTGTACTCTGTTATGATTGAGCAAATTAGGTGTGtttttctcgctctctccctcccctctcattctcattctgtcattctctctctctctctctctctctctctccctcaatctcaaAAAATAACACCCTCCTTGTGATGTGCTTATGAGTCAGAGTTCCCAAAAGCACAGCGGAGGATACGGACCAGTAGCTACAGCTCACTGCAGTAGAGGAGACGAGCAGATGCGGTAAGACTTACTTATTTGTGGATAAAGTATTCCTGGTGGTGACATTGTGAAGCTGGTTAGTAGTTGATATGTTCCTTAGCGAGCAAAAACATTTGACTATAGATTGGCTGAAGATATGATTGGATGTGGAGAGACAGGTATACAGCATAAAGAAACAAAGACACCCTATGTATGTCATATACTTTCCCCAAATGTGTAGTGTAAATCCAGGTGAATGTTTTTCAGCTTGATTTATGTATTTAATTTCCCGAAATGCTATATCCACCAATTTGTATTTGTTCATCAGAAATGACTTTGATTTTTTTATGAATAGATTTTTGTACAAAAAGCTATGTACCCATTGTTtcagctggaatggaatgtttgtATCCTGGATATTTGTACTGTGATATGTttttgtctcacctagctatcttaagatgaatgcacttactgtaaatcgctctggataaaagccaCTGCTaaatcagtgtttcccaaccctggtcctcgagTACACCAAACAGTACACAGTTTTGTTGTAGCCCCTGACAAACCCAcctcattcaactcattgagggcttgatgattaattggcaagttgaatcaggtgtgcttgtccagtgTTACAGAGTGCTTGAGGACCTGGGTTGGGAAACACggtgctaaatgacaaaaatgtcaaatataaatgTTTTACATGCAGACCTCATACTACTGTATTGATAAAATCGTATATTTTATATATATCGATGTCACAAATGTATCATTTGCTAATTCCTTTGTTGTAAATgtagttatttgttacatttgactgtgtaaaaaCCAAGCAGTACAACTCATTTCTCTGAGAGTGGGGTGAATATATAGCATTTAGCAGAGaaacatgattatttgtctctctgaaatgaaaccaccAAGTGATAGATTTTAAACAAAAACAGCCTCCTGCTACGATTAGGTAGCGGACAAAACACACCAATCTGTTAAAAgctaacatttctgaaaatgtatatatatagcGTTTTGGTGAGAAACTCTTTATTTTTAGTGTCTGTTATTATTGGTCCATCACTGGTGAGAATATCTGGGATGGGcataacacacacataccctacTGGATGAAACACATATTACACCTGTTACCTATAACATTACATTTAATTTGTGGTTCTTTTAACTCCTCTATGGTAACTATGCGCCTAATGCACATAGCCATGAGACACAGGAGTTTAATCCCACCTTTCTGCCTGTGTGAGTAAGAAGTTAGATCACATTCACACATTTTACAGAACCCAATGATTTTGTAACCTCATGAGGTAAAAGACGCAACGGAAAGAGCTGGGATGGATTGAGCAAATGGAATTTCGATAGCGTTTCCACCTGGACccgtggaatgtgtgtgtgtgtgtattcgttCATCTTCCTCTGACTGGACTGGGTCAGAGTGAGATCAGAGTGAGATCCCATAGAGATCACACAGGGTTTAAAGCAAGAAGAGGAAAAAGCAAAGTAATTGTGAAGTGACTGTGGCCCAAACTTTGTCTCTGGTCTCCATATAATCACTCTCTGCCTGTTGTATAATTCTTGCTTTTTATGCCTTGCATTTTATTTTACTGTATCTGTTTTACTGTAAAATCCATTGAGATGTTCAAATGTAAATGCACTTtcaattaaataataaaataaaaaaataagtgcACTATTGAGACCAGCTAACTTGGTGAAGCATCCCAGTTATCAGAAAGGATCTCACTTGAAAAGACTAGTTGATTCATGCTCTACTCTGCATCTCAAAACCACATTTTGTTTCGACACCCACCCTTGGGTGTGACAAACCGTTGTCCCCACACACAATGACTCGGGGAAATAGAGGTGTTAACATTCCTTTCTTTTTCCTTTCCATTtcaatgtatactgaacaaatatataaacacaacaagTATTGTTCCTATGTGTCATGacctgaaattaaagatcccagaaatgttctatatgtACAAAGATCTTATTTCTCTAAattgttgtgcacaaatttgtttacatccctgttagtgagcatttctcctttgccaaatgaatccatccacctgaaaggtgtagcatatcaagaagttgattaaacagcatggtcattacacaggtgcaccttgtgctggggacaatgaaaggccactctaaaatctgcagttttgtcacaaaacacaatgccacagatgtcacaagtttaaaaatgtattttttacccccaatttcgtggtatccaattgtttagtagctactatcttgtctcatcgctacaactccagtatgggctcgggagagacgaaggttgaaagtcatgcgtcctccgacaCACAAcctaaccaagccgcactgcttcttaacacagcgcgcatccaacccggaagccagccgcaccaatgtgtcggaggaaacaccatgcacctggcaacctgggttagcgcgcactgtgcccggcccgccacaggagtcgctggtgcgcgatgagacaaggatatccctaccggccaacccctccctaacccggacgacgctaggccaattgagcgtcgccccacggacctcccggtcacggctggttatgacagagcctgggtgGCCACCCTCGAGGTCCTCGATGTcgcaagttttgagggagtgtgcacttggcatgctgactgcaggaatgtgcaccagagctgttgccagataactaaatgttaatttctctaccgccTCGAATGTcgttttagaaaatttggcagtacatcaaACCGGCCTCAGGACCTCCATATTTGGCTTCTTCACCTACAAAATCATCTGAGACCAGTCACCCGGACAGCTTATGAAACTGTGGGTTGGCACAACCAAATGATTTTCGCACAAACTGTcagaagctcatctgcatgctcgtcatcctcaccaagGTCTTGACCTTACTGCAGTTCGGTGTCATAACCAATGTCAGTGGGCAAatactcaccttcgatggccactggcacactggagaagtgtggtCTTCACTGATGAATCTCGGTTTCAACTGTaaattgggctcccgagtggtgtagcggtctaaggcactgcatctcagtgttagaggcatcactacaggccctggttcgattccaggctgtatcacaacaggccaTGATTTGGAAtcccatagggcgacgcacaattggtccagcgttgtccgggttagggtttggctggagtaggccgtcattgtaaataagaatttgttcttaactgacttgcctagttaaaaaatgtaaataccgGGAAGATGTCGTGTGGGCGAGAGGTTTgccgttgtgaacagagtgccccatggtggaggtggggttatggtatggacaggcataaactacggacaacaaacagAATTGCAATTTATGGttggaaatttgaatgcacagagataccgtggcgagatcctgaggcccattgtcgtgccattcgtccgccgccatcacctcatataTCAGCaagataatgcacggccccatgttgaaaggatctgtacacagttgctggaagctgaaaatgtccctcTTCCTCCAAGGCCtttatactcaccagacatgtcacccattgagcatgtttgggatgctctggatcgatgtgtacgacagcgcgttccagttcccgccaatatccagcaacttcgcccagccattgaagaggagtgggacagcatTTCACAGGCCAAAATCaggctgatcaactctatgcgaaggagatgtgttgcgcagcatgaggcaaatggtggtcacaccaaatacggactggttttctgatccacgccccaacttttttttaaaggtatctgtaacCAAAAGATGCATAGCTGTATTCCCAGTAAATGAGCTGTAACTcactaaaatctttgaaattgttgcatgttgcgtttatatttttgttcaatgtaatttcatttgATCTGAATTTGCTGCACAGACCGGGTTGAACAAGGTGAATTCCATTAAAGACCCTCTGTACTACTGACTTCCAGTGCTCCATCATAATCTTCCTGCTTTGTCCTACAGATACAGATATTCCTCCAGTATGGATCTGACCGAAGAGGATGACTATGATTACCACAACAACCTCACCCTGAACTACAGCTACGAGGACTACCACACCGTGTGTGAGAAGGCTGACGTGCGCTCCTTCGCTGGCCTCTTCCTCCCTGTGGTGTACACAGTCTGTGTGGTGGTGGGGCTAGCCGGGAACTCCCTGGTGCTAGCTGTGTACGCCTACCACAAATGTCTGAGAAGAACCATGACGGAAGCCTTCCTAGCCCACTTGGCCGTAGccgacctcctcctcctcctcaccctgccCTTCTGGGCTGCAGACGCGGCGCTGGGCTGGGAGCTGGGCCTGCCTCTCTGTAAGCTGGTCTCGGCTTGCTATGCCATCAACTTCACCTGCTGCATGCTGCTGCTAGCCTGTGTTAGCATGGACCGCTACCTAGCATCTGTTAGAGCGGAGGGCAGGAACCAGGGAAGGCTGGGCAGGGTCTTCACCCGGGCGCACTGTGGGAAGGTCTGCCTAGGGGTGTGGGCTGTGGCTTTTCTCCTGGGTCTTCCCGATCTTCTGTTCTCCACAGTAAGGGAGACCTCCAGGAGGAGGGTCTGCATGGCCATCTACCCGCCCAGTCTGGCCCGGGAGGTCAAGGCCTGCCTGGAGGTGGTTGAGGTCCTACTGGGTTTCCTGATTCCTCTCCTGGTTATAATGTGGTGCTACGCCGGCGTGGGGCGTGTGCTGAGGCGGCTGCCCGAGGAGAGCAGGAGCAGGAGGCGGAGAGCTATCCGGGTGTTGCTGGTCGTGGTGGGGTTGTTCGTGGTCACCCAGTTGCCCTATAACGCGGTGAAGATGTGGCGGGCGATGGACTCGGTCTACACACTGGTGACCCACTGTGGTGTGAGTAAGGCCCTGGACCGGGCGGCACAGGTCACTGAGAGCCTGGCTCTGACCCACTGCTGTCTCAACCCACTACTCTATGTCTTCCTAGGGTCCTCCTTCAGACAATATGCGCTGAAAACAGCCAAGGCGTTTGGAGAAAGGACgaagaggagaaggggggagcagagagaggatgaAGGAATGGAGATGTCCTTCAACTCTCACA from Oncorhynchus keta strain PuntledgeMale-10-30-2019 chromosome 23, Oket_V2, whole genome shotgun sequence includes the following:
- the LOC118402255 gene encoding atypical chemokine receptor 4-like; its protein translation is MSQSSQKHSGGYGPVATAHCSRGDEQMRYRYSSSMDLTEEDDYDYHNNLTLNYSYEDYHTVCEKADVRSFAGLFLPVVYTVCVVVGLAGNSLVLAVYAYHKCLRRTMTEAFLAHLAVADLLLLLTLPFWAADAALGWELGLPLCKLVSACYAINFTCCMLLLACVSMDRYLASVRAEGRNQGRLGRVFTRAHCGKVCLGVWAVAFLLGLPDLLFSTVRETSRRRVCMAIYPPSLAREVKACLEVVEVLLGFLIPLLVIMWCYAGVGRVLRRLPEESRSRRRRAIRVLLVVVGLFVVTQLPYNAVKMWRAMDSVYTLVTHCGVSKALDRAAQVTESLALTHCCLNPLLYVFLGSSFRQYALKTAKAFGERTKRRRGEQREDEGMEMSFNSHKPASQETSTFSI